The sequence GCCAGTTCGTGGCTACGAGCGTTAACCGATGTCACGGCGAATGCGCCGGTGTGCGGCTTAATGGCTAAGGAGATTGAACCAACCAGCATCGGCTTGCCGCCGTATTTACCGAGTGATCTAATCGGTAAAGACGGTCTGGAGGCAGCTTACGAGAAGGTGCTGCGCGGTCAGATGGGGATCGACTCACTGTTGGTTGATGCACTGCAACGTCCGGTGAGTGGTGTAACCACGCTGCGGCCGGTTGCGAATGGTCACAATCTGATCCTGACCATTGACGCACAATTCCAGGCCGAGGTTGAGCGCATCCTACAGCGCTGGATTCGTGTCGGTGAAGAGCGACGATTAGCTGCGAAAGAAGCGCACAAGCAGGCCTATGAGCCGATTGTGGCAGGGGTTGCCGTGGCGCTTGACCCGCGTGATGGCCGTATCCTGGCGATGGTAAGCATCCCCGATTACGATAATAACATTTGGGTTGATCCGAAGCGGATCACCGAATTACGGACATTGCTCGCTCCATCAAGTGCCGAAGCCCAACGTGAGTTGCAGCGGCTGGCGCCTTTTACCAATCGTGCGATCTCTGGTCAGTATCCACCGGGCTCGACAATTAAACAATTCGTTGGCGCCGTGGCGTTACAACAGGGCGTGATTTCGGCTGATACAAAACTGCGTGACCCTGGCTTGTTACGTCTGATCGAACGCAGTGGTGCTGAATTCATTCTGCCTAACTCGGTACGTAACCGCGACAATGGTTTGATCGATGTTCGCGATGCCCTCCGACTGTCGTCGAACGTCTTCTTTGCCAGCGTCGCCGGCGGTAATGACCAGGCGGTCAACCTTGATCAGCGTGCGCTCCGTATCGCTGGACTAGGGATCGATCAGCTTGTAGAAGGGTTGTCGTGGTTCAATTTTGGTCGTGCTACCGGGGTTGATCTGGTTGGGGAAGCCAACGGTCGGGTACCGACGCGCGCCTGGAAGGCTCAGGTCCTACGTGAAGCATGGACTACTGGCGATACCTACAATACGGCCATCGGTCAAGGTTATCTGGAAGTAACACCGCTTCAACTGGCAGTTGCTGCTGGAGCAATTGCGACCGATGGTACCCTGTATCGTCCACACGTGGTTGATCGGATCGTTGATGAGAATGGTCAGGTTGTTCAGCAGATACCTGCCGAGCCAATCGGACGAATCCCGGTCGAACAACGTCATCTGGCAACAATCCGCGAAGGGTTATTCGCCTCGATTACCAATGGCTTGGGTGTCGCAGCCCGTGAAGTCTGTTCGGGATTACGCATCGCCGGAAAAACCGGTACCGCAGAGTTTGGTCCACTCCTGACGACCTCTGATGGTCGGCTGGTGCGACAGAGCCATGCCTGGTTTGTCGGTTTTGCTCCAT comes from Chloroflexus sp. Y-396-1 and encodes:
- a CDS encoding penicillin-binding transpeptidase domain-containing protein, producing MTRLIALRAILLLVVIVLVARLAQLQLITTDAQRFGPNIDVTTRRYLTNQPRRGEILDARGRILAESVPIYNLAVVPGQLPSATTAPEQRALILARLAQIADLPATLIIDPASAVETMPDLRADVMALTGTPLPATTDSITITIAPTDSIRALTLSQTYREVVTLVNPIEQILVQANVRSYQPVIIKEDIAPELVLALRENANYLPGARVVEGFRRRYPLSSEIPSLSHLLGYVGRINACELTAVNPASSWLRALTDVTANAPVCGLMAKEIEPTSIGLPPYLPSDLIGKDGLEAAYEKVLRGQMGIDSLLVDALQRPVSGVTTLRPVANGHNLILTIDAQFQAEVERILQRWIRVGEERRLAAKEAHKQAYEPIVAGVAVALDPRDGRILAMVSIPDYDNNIWVDPKRITELRTLLAPSSAEAQRELQRLAPFTNRAISGQYPPGSTIKQFVGAVALQQGVISADTKLRDPGLLRLIERSGAEFILPNSVRNRDNGLIDVRDALRLSSNVFFASVAGGNDQAVNLDQRALRIAGLGIDQLVEGLSWFNFGRATGVDLVGEANGRVPTRAWKAQVLREAWTTGDTYNTAIGQGYLEVTPLQLAVAAGAIATDGTLYRPHVVDRIVDENGQVVQQIPAEPIGRIPVEQRHLATIREGLFASITNGLGVAAREVCSGLRIAGKTGTAEFGPLLTTSDGRLVRQSHAWFVGFAPYERPEIVVAVLVEGVGDLNDGSSTIAVPAVTQIMQAYFGVTPPTNPPSICPVLP